One window of the Halobacillus litoralis genome contains the following:
- the sda gene encoding sporulation histidine kinase inhibitor Sda, with the protein MNKLSNEALLSAYYAAKKQNLDPEFISIIEEEIKVRKLHVIYGDGEKSQIE; encoded by the coding sequence ATGAATAAACTTTCAAATGAGGCACTGCTCTCAGCATACTATGCAGCTAAGAAGCAAAACTTGGATCCAGAGTTCATATCGATTATTGAAGAAGAAATAAAAGTCAGGAAGTTGCATGTGATCTATGGTGATGGCGAAAAAAGTCAAATAGAGTAG
- a CDS encoding LysM peptidoglycan-binding domain-containing protein, whose amino-acid sequence MRIHVVQQGESLWQIAQYYGSNINQIILVNQLSNPNVVVIGQALVIPETNKEYVIQKGDTLWSIAQRFGVTTGELAEMNNIADPSLLYIGEMLILPYFTYVVQPGDNLWGIANRNGVTVSQIVQANNISNPALINVGTPLRIPAAARPSTEINAYTTQTTPQGAQEVIALGEHFTYLTPFMYAIRADGTLTDMQDTALLDAAEAQNIAPLLVVTNFANNSFDSDLAATILRSPDLQDTLITNLLEIIQTKGYEGVNFDFEYVYPEDRENYNAFLRKVVERFKPEGLLVSTALAPKITADQQGLLYEAHDYQAHGEIVDFVVIMTYEWGWAGGEPWAIAPINKVREVLDYAVTVIPRDKILMGIPLYGRDWKIPWVDGTFARTVSPQEAVALAARYGVPIEYDQEYQSPYFRYTDESGQQHEVWFEDARSIQAKYDTMKIYGLRGGSYWVLGTAFPQNWPVLQTNFKVRKL is encoded by the coding sequence ATGAGAATTCATGTCGTACAACAGGGAGAGTCTCTATGGCAGATCGCTCAATACTATGGTTCCAACATCAATCAGATCATTCTCGTAAATCAGCTATCCAACCCTAATGTCGTCGTCATCGGGCAGGCGCTTGTCATTCCTGAAACGAATAAAGAGTATGTCATCCAGAAGGGGGATACGCTGTGGTCGATTGCACAAAGGTTCGGCGTCACGACAGGCGAGCTAGCGGAAATGAACAACATCGCTGACCCATCCCTTTTATATATTGGCGAAATGTTGATTCTTCCTTATTTCACGTATGTCGTGCAGCCTGGTGACAATCTATGGGGCATCGCCAACCGCAATGGTGTCACAGTGAGCCAAATCGTGCAGGCGAACAACATTTCGAATCCTGCGCTCATCAATGTCGGGACACCACTTAGGATCCCCGCCGCAGCAAGACCCTCGACAGAAATCAATGCGTATACGACACAGACGACACCCCAAGGAGCACAGGAAGTGATTGCACTTGGAGAGCATTTCACATACCTCACCCCATTCATGTATGCGATCAGAGCAGACGGAACTTTGACGGATATGCAAGACACAGCCTTACTCGATGCCGCAGAAGCTCAAAACATCGCGCCATTACTTGTCGTGACGAACTTTGCGAACAACAGCTTCGATTCCGATTTAGCTGCAACGATTTTAAGAAGTCCAGATTTACAGGACACTTTGATCACAAATCTTCTGGAAATTATCCAAACCAAAGGTTATGAGGGTGTGAACTTTGATTTTGAATATGTCTACCCAGAAGATCGCGAAAATTATAATGCTTTTCTCAGAAAAGTAGTCGAACGCTTCAAGCCAGAAGGTCTGCTTGTATCGACAGCCCTTGCCCCGAAAATCACCGCAGATCAACAGGGCTTACTGTATGAAGCTCACGATTATCAGGCACACGGAGAAATTGTCGATTTTGTCGTGATCATGACGTATGAGTGGGGATGGGCAGGTGGGGAACCCTGGGCGATCGCTCCCATCAATAAGGTCCGGGAAGTGCTCGATTATGCCGTCACGGTCATCCCTCGGGATAAAATATTGATGGGCATACCGTTGTATGGACGCGACTGGAAGATCCCCTGGGTCGATGGAACTTTCGCGCGCACCGTCAGTCCACAGGAAGCCGTTGCTTTAGCAGCAAGGTACGGAGTCCCGATTGAATATGATCAGGAATATCAATCCCCCTACTTCCGCTACACCGACGAAAGCGGTCAACAGCACGAGGTCTGGTTTGAAGATGCCCGCAGCATTCAAGCGAAGTACGATACGATGAAGATTTACGGTTTGAGAGGAGGCAGTTACTGGGTGCTCGGTACTGCTTTTCCGCAAAATTGGCCGGTGCTGCAAACGAACTTCAAAGTTCGGAAGCTGTAG
- a CDS encoding YjzC family protein, whose translation MANKKTYKTGEKAEENGTFKVESLVSGGSTANDNTEIKLEKGEQFPPSPSSNEAAHWVKSS comes from the coding sequence ATGGCTAACAAAAAGACTTACAAAACTGGTGAAAAAGCAGAAGAAAATGGAACATTCAAGGTAGAAAGTCTCGTCAGTGGTGGTTCAACCGCAAATGATAATACAGAAATCAAACTGGAAAAAGGAGAACAGTTCCCACCGTCTCCTTCAAGCAATGAAGCCGCCCACTGGGTTAAAAGTTCTTAA
- a CDS encoding lactate racemase domain-containing protein codes for MKFPEMIKVQQCFANEKIDDVSSHLRKELFLHLPSVKPADSIAITVGSRGITNRVEIVKTLVDYLKEIGAHPFIIGAMGSHGGGTEEGQMDVLHSLGFNEGSIGCPIRTSSKVIEVGETKNGFKLFCDEQSWESDGIIVLNRVKLHTAFKGKNESGLLKMITVGLGKAKGANQLHRQGPANMSETVQEVGAGFLETGKVLAGIAIVENSFDDTAYLEVLSPNQIVSREKELLLKSKEYFPMLPVKDLDLLVVHMMGKNYSGTGMDTNVLGRTKILGVPEPESPCFSRIAVLDLDHASHGNATGIGLADLTTERLFQKIDRKKTYLNCITSTYVQRAMIPMILENEMEVVETAVESLAVEDPTQLRVAFIENTLNLETLYISENVLHEIKDQVEVLTRPEPLSFNEQGEISFFQNRKVIIDE; via the coding sequence ATGAAATTCCCTGAAATGATCAAGGTTCAGCAATGTTTTGCAAATGAAAAAATCGATGATGTTTCTTCTCACTTAAGGAAAGAATTATTTCTGCATTTGCCCTCAGTAAAACCCGCTGACTCCATAGCCATTACGGTTGGAAGTCGAGGTATTACGAACCGTGTAGAGATTGTAAAGACATTAGTAGATTATCTGAAAGAAATTGGAGCACATCCATTTATTATAGGTGCGATGGGCAGCCATGGTGGTGGTACGGAGGAAGGCCAGATGGATGTGCTTCATAGTCTAGGGTTTAATGAGGGTTCAATTGGCTGCCCCATCCGGACTTCCTCTAAAGTGATTGAAGTTGGAGAAACTAAAAACGGTTTTAAGCTTTTCTGTGATGAACAATCCTGGGAATCAGATGGTATTATCGTGTTGAATCGTGTGAAACTTCATACAGCCTTCAAGGGCAAAAATGAAAGTGGTTTACTGAAAATGATCACGGTAGGTCTTGGTAAGGCAAAAGGAGCTAACCAGTTACATCGGCAAGGCCCGGCTAATATGTCTGAAACAGTTCAAGAAGTAGGGGCAGGGTTCTTGGAAACAGGAAAAGTCCTGGCTGGGATAGCAATTGTAGAAAACAGCTTCGATGATACAGCTTATCTAGAAGTCCTTTCACCAAATCAAATAGTGTCAAGAGAAAAAGAGTTATTACTTAAATCAAAGGAATATTTTCCTATGCTTCCTGTCAAGGATTTAGATTTATTAGTCGTTCACATGATGGGGAAAAACTACAGTGGCACAGGCATGGATACGAATGTGTTAGGGCGTACGAAAATACTCGGTGTACCTGAACCCGAATCCCCTTGTTTTAGCAGAATTGCAGTCTTGGACTTGGATCATGCTTCCCACGGGAACGCTACGGGTATTGGGTTAGCAGATTTGACGACAGAACGTTTGTTTCAAAAAATAGACAGAAAAAAGACTTATTTAAACTGTATTACCAGCACATATGTTCAGCGTGCGATGATCCCGATGATATTAGAAAATGAAATGGAAGTAGTAGAAACGGCGGTGGAAAGTCTAGCTGTCGAAGATCCAACTCAATTACGAGTTGCCTTTATAGAGAATACACTGAATTTAGAAACCCTTTATATTTCTGAAAATGTTTTACATGAAATAAAAGACCAAGTAGAGGTTCTGACCAGACCTGAACCTTTATCTTTTAATGAGCAGGGAGAAATTAGCTTTTTTCAAAACAGGAAGGTGATCATAGATGAGTAA
- a CDS encoding immunoglobulin-like domain-containing protein: protein MRKFLTLLALLVIIGCSENSEPTDESQEDNQADNSSGLPHKIGEPNDKVQPPDRAQWTAEDIYEQTEYEPYTGKFFKGLFAHNTFFMVEPGADVGSHESFPDEKVRVQLVERKRNLEKVEMVKEKVYQDGEKLAVQLPDQTGVLYTFSQEVLGEDDQVLDTDAVVYYVPPEEMNARMYVDKLKFSQDDTMEVHIEIWGPTILEFGTPYNLQQYTSNRWNDVLGDDKAFTSIGYTLQSDETRTQKIDLSRLELSPGKYRVIKSFDAQNTEVEAVLSVEFEIE from the coding sequence ATGAGAAAATTCCTGACACTGCTGGCTTTACTAGTGATTATCGGATGCTCCGAGAACAGTGAACCTACAGACGAATCTCAAGAAGATAACCAGGCGGATAACTCTTCAGGTCTCCCACATAAAATCGGGGAGCCGAACGACAAGGTTCAGCCTCCTGACCGTGCTCAGTGGACAGCTGAAGATATTTACGAACAGACAGAATATGAGCCATATACAGGGAAGTTCTTCAAAGGCCTTTTTGCTCACAACACCTTTTTCATGGTAGAGCCTGGAGCAGATGTCGGTTCTCATGAATCCTTTCCAGACGAGAAGGTCCGCGTCCAGCTTGTGGAGCGAAAGAGAAATTTGGAAAAGGTGGAAATGGTGAAAGAAAAGGTCTATCAAGATGGGGAAAAACTGGCCGTCCAGCTTCCGGATCAAACCGGTGTCCTTTATACGTTCAGCCAGGAAGTTCTAGGGGAAGATGATCAGGTGCTCGATACCGATGCCGTCGTCTACTACGTCCCGCCGGAAGAAATGAACGCAAGGATGTATGTCGATAAGCTCAAGTTTTCCCAAGATGACACCATGGAAGTGCATATAGAAATTTGGGGCCCGACAATTCTCGAGTTCGGGACGCCTTATAACTTGCAGCAGTACACGAGCAATCGTTGGAATGATGTACTCGGGGATGATAAGGCTTTCACATCAATCGGCTACACGCTTCAATCGGATGAAACCCGCACCCAGAAGATAGATTTAAGCAGACTGGAATTGAGTCCAGGAAAGTACAGGGTCATTAAATCATTTGATGCTCAAAATACGGAGGTGGAAGCGGTTTTGAGTGTGGAGTTTGAGATTGAGTAG
- a CDS encoding bifunctional 2',3'-cyclic-nucleotide 2'-phosphodiesterase/3'-nucleotidase — MKKNQKQWWLRSALGLGLAASVVLPSTVMAETNEDVVDLRLMETTDLHSHVMNYDYFSGQQDDTVGLVNTAALINSARDEASNSMLFDNGDLIQGNPMADYVVDQEVLDEEGNVHPVYQAMNLLDYDAGNYGNHEFNYGLDFLDQAISGSEFSYVNANVYKAGAEDENYFDPYVILDREVVDQDGETHTIKVGVIGFVPPQIMTWDKDNLEGHVTTRDLKETAEKFIPQMKDDGADVIVGIAHSGLGSTEEYVERAENQTYQLSTVDGFDALLFGHSHQTFPSQDYASLDGKHNIDLSTGTINGVPTTQAGFWGSDLGIIDLQLEKTAGEWDVVDGQSEARPIYDSETGEPLVEPDQKIVDAVKEDHEGTQEYVATPVGETEAPLYSYFSQVLDDPTVQIVNDAQKSYIEKYIQGTELEGLPVLSAAAPFKAGRDGVGDYTDIPEGGLAIKDTTSLYKYPNTVRATKINGAQVIEWLEWSAGQFNQIDTATEEAQQLVKENTSTEPGFPSYNFDVIDGVTYEIDVTEPARYNNDGDKINDSHRIVNVEFNGEPIDLEQDFLVATNNYRAASKFANPDGDNVVIESPDENRQVLVNYIRENGTINPQADGNWSFAPIEDDVTLTFRSSPEGQQYAQQEENITYLETQSDGFAQYAVELTASEPSVSFPDVPENYWAANEIYALAEDGVIKGYPNGNFGPEDKLTRVQFAMLLTRELGLTAEGENPFEDVPERYQEAVTAAFENGIVNGVSSDRFDPDALINREQMAAMVVRAFEFKDGEEYDPSGELPFEDQNQIRIGFVDEVTAAYELDLMIGVPGNKFAPKGTASRAEAATVVHRLR; from the coding sequence GTGAAAAAGAATCAGAAACAATGGTGGCTTCGCTCGGCCCTTGGACTCGGTTTGGCAGCCTCTGTGGTATTGCCATCGACAGTGATGGCGGAAACGAATGAGGATGTCGTAGATTTACGGTTGATGGAAACGACGGATCTGCACAGCCATGTGATGAATTATGATTACTTTTCCGGACAGCAGGATGACACGGTCGGTCTCGTCAATACAGCGGCATTGATCAACAGTGCAAGGGATGAAGCTTCGAACTCTATGCTATTTGATAATGGCGATTTGATCCAAGGGAACCCGATGGCTGATTATGTTGTCGATCAGGAAGTTCTTGATGAGGAAGGGAATGTCCATCCTGTCTATCAAGCGATGAATCTATTGGACTACGATGCGGGGAACTACGGAAACCATGAGTTCAACTATGGACTGGATTTTCTCGATCAGGCGATTTCCGGATCTGAGTTCTCTTATGTGAACGCAAATGTTTATAAAGCGGGTGCAGAGGATGAAAACTATTTCGATCCCTATGTGATCCTTGATCGAGAGGTTGTCGACCAGGACGGGGAGACCCACACGATCAAAGTAGGAGTAATCGGTTTTGTCCCACCACAAATCATGACATGGGATAAAGACAATCTTGAAGGTCATGTTACGACTCGTGACTTGAAAGAAACGGCAGAAAAATTCATTCCGCAAATGAAAGATGATGGGGCAGATGTGATTGTCGGAATCGCTCACTCCGGCCTTGGTTCGACTGAGGAATACGTGGAGAGGGCGGAAAACCAGACCTATCAATTATCGACGGTCGATGGTTTCGATGCTTTGCTTTTCGGTCACTCTCACCAAACTTTCCCAAGTCAGGACTATGCTTCTCTTGATGGCAAGCATAACATTGATTTGAGTACAGGGACGATTAACGGTGTGCCGACGACCCAGGCTGGATTCTGGGGTTCTGATTTAGGAATCATCGATTTACAGCTGGAAAAAACAGCAGGTGAATGGGATGTCGTTGATGGACAATCGGAAGCGCGTCCAATCTATGATTCTGAAACAGGCGAACCACTGGTAGAGCCGGATCAGAAGATTGTCGATGCCGTAAAAGAGGATCATGAAGGGACGCAGGAATATGTAGCCACTCCTGTCGGCGAGACGGAAGCGCCGTTATACAGCTATTTTTCCCAAGTTCTAGATGACCCGACGGTCCAAATCGTCAATGATGCCCAGAAGAGTTATATTGAAAAATATATTCAAGGAACGGAACTTGAAGGATTGCCTGTACTTTCTGCTGCCGCCCCCTTCAAAGCTGGACGCGACGGTGTCGGTGACTACACTGACATTCCTGAGGGCGGTTTAGCGATCAAAGACACGACGTCCCTCTACAAGTACCCGAACACGGTAAGGGCGACGAAGATCAACGGGGCTCAAGTCATCGAATGGCTCGAGTGGAGTGCGGGACAATTCAACCAGATTGATACAGCTACAGAAGAAGCGCAACAGCTTGTCAAAGAAAATACAAGTACAGAGCCAGGGTTCCCGAGCTACAACTTTGATGTCATTGACGGAGTCACGTATGAAATCGATGTGACAGAACCTGCCCGTTACAACAATGATGGTGACAAAATCAATGATAGCCACCGTATCGTCAATGTGGAATTCAATGGCGAACCTATCGATCTTGAGCAGGACTTCCTGGTAGCGACGAACAACTATCGGGCAGCTTCCAAATTTGCTAATCCTGATGGAGATAATGTTGTGATTGAATCTCCTGATGAAAACCGCCAAGTTCTCGTCAATTATATCCGTGAAAATGGCACGATCAATCCACAGGCAGATGGCAACTGGTCTTTTGCTCCGATAGAAGATGATGTCACATTGACATTCCGCTCTTCTCCAGAAGGCCAGCAATATGCACAACAGGAAGAGAATATCACTTACCTTGAAACACAATCAGATGGGTTCGCTCAATACGCTGTTGAATTGACAGCTTCAGAACCATCCGTATCCTTCCCGGATGTGCCTGAAAACTATTGGGCTGCTAATGAGATTTATGCACTGGCTGAAGACGGGGTCATTAAAGGTTATCCAAATGGAAACTTCGGACCAGAGGATAAATTGACTCGTGTTCAGTTTGCGATGCTGCTGACAAGAGAGCTAGGACTGACGGCAGAAGGAGAAAATCCTTTTGAAGACGTGCCTGAAAGATACCAGGAAGCAGTCACAGCTGCCTTCGAAAATGGAATCGTCAACGGGGTATCCTCTGATCGCTTCGATCCTGATGCTTTGATCAACCGCGAACAGATGGCCGCAATGGTCGTCCGTGCTTTTGAATTCAAAGACGGCGAAGAATACGATCCGTCCGGTGAACTCCCATTTGAAGATCAAAACCAAATCCGCATCGGGTTTGTAGATGAGGTTACGGCCGCTTATGAGCTCGACCTCATGATCGGTGTGCCAGGAAACAAATTTGCACCAAAAGGAACAGCAAGCCGGGCAGAAGCGGCTACGGTTGTGCATCGTTTGAGATAA
- a CDS encoding dihydroxy-acid dehydratase yields MSNSHTSYGDAGFSQFIQSAFQRHLGHGLEDFEKPVIGICNTYSEINRCHSHIKPMVDAIKRGVLMAGGTPLEFPTISIGEMFTSPTTMLYRNLVAMDTEEMINAQPIDGVVLIGGCDKMAPAQLMGAASANKPAILFTGGPMNNGEHKGKALGACSDCRFFWQEYKAGTVEEDEIDQINERLAPTAGHCMVMGSASTIAACSEALGMMMPGGAATPATANARLHQAQETGKAIVSLVEKNIRPSDIMTREAFENAIRTLMAIGGSTNAVIHLIAIARRNGIRLDMQDFEDYSCTTPFLANLRPAGKYQMQELYYAGGIPAVLKELSPLLHLDTLTVTGETLSENLAGIEVEENYKDVIRSLSLPLHKDGGIAVIRGNIAPDGAIIKPKAASEHLLNHKGKAVVFTSLKDMEERLNDPDLDVTPDSVLVLQNGGPVGAPGMPEAGMIPIPDKLLKQGVRDMVRLSDCRMSGTAFGTVLLHVAPEAAVGGPIGLIKEGDWIELNVPERKIELLVSPEEISRRQYEWRPPAFTDYNRGYPLLYRQHVLQANEGCDFDFLLPVSEEGEENEKLSASHQSHQ; encoded by the coding sequence ATGAGTAATTCTCACACCTCTTATGGGGATGCTGGTTTCAGCCAATTTATTCAAAGTGCTTTCCAACGTCATTTAGGTCATGGATTGGAAGATTTTGAGAAACCAGTGATTGGTATATGTAATACGTACAGTGAAATTAATCGTTGTCATAGTCATATCAAGCCTATGGTAGACGCTATTAAGCGGGGAGTACTCATGGCTGGTGGGACTCCCCTTGAATTTCCGACCATTTCTATTGGGGAAATGTTTACAAGTCCTACAACAATGCTTTATCGGAATTTAGTTGCGATGGATACAGAAGAAATGATAAATGCGCAGCCGATTGATGGGGTGGTGCTGATTGGTGGCTGTGACAAAATGGCGCCAGCTCAGTTAATGGGAGCTGCAAGCGCGAATAAACCTGCCATCCTCTTTACAGGCGGCCCTATGAATAATGGAGAGCATAAAGGGAAGGCTCTTGGAGCTTGCTCGGATTGCCGTTTCTTTTGGCAAGAATATAAAGCCGGCACGGTTGAAGAGGATGAAATCGATCAAATCAACGAACGCCTCGCCCCTACAGCTGGTCATTGTATGGTGATGGGCTCGGCAAGTACTATCGCCGCTTGCTCTGAAGCTCTTGGAATGATGATGCCTGGAGGAGCAGCTACACCAGCAACAGCGAACGCACGGTTACACCAAGCGCAAGAGACAGGAAAGGCAATTGTAAGTCTGGTAGAAAAGAATATTCGTCCATCAGATATTATGACAAGAGAAGCATTTGAGAATGCAATCAGAACTTTAATGGCCATAGGCGGGTCGACCAACGCTGTGATTCATTTAATTGCGATAGCCAGAAGAAACGGTATCCGGTTAGATATGCAGGATTTTGAGGATTATAGTTGTACTACACCGTTTCTCGCAAATTTAAGGCCGGCAGGAAAATATCAGATGCAAGAATTATATTATGCAGGGGGGATCCCGGCTGTTTTGAAAGAACTTTCGCCACTTCTCCACTTAGATACTTTGACTGTTACTGGAGAGACACTTAGTGAAAACCTTGCTGGAATAGAGGTGGAGGAAAATTACAAAGATGTTATTCGTTCCTTATCTCTCCCGTTACATAAAGATGGAGGCATTGCCGTCATAAGAGGGAATATTGCACCCGATGGAGCGATCATAAAACCGAAAGCAGCATCTGAACACCTTCTGAACCACAAAGGTAAGGCAGTTGTATTCACTTCTTTGAAAGATATGGAAGAAAGGTTGAATGATCCTGACTTGGATGTAACACCTGACAGTGTGCTTGTTTTACAGAATGGGGGGCCAGTGGGTGCGCCAGGAATGCCGGAAGCTGGAATGATCCCGATTCCGGATAAATTACTCAAGCAAGGTGTCAGGGATATGGTCAGGTTGTCTGATTGCCGGATGAGTGGTACTGCATTCGGTACTGTATTGTTACATGTAGCCCCAGAAGCAGCTGTTGGTGGTCCAATCGGTTTAATCAAGGAAGGAGATTGGATAGAGCTTAACGTACCTGAGAGAAAGATAGAATTGCTTGTTTCACCCGAAGAGATTAGTCGAAGGCAATATGAATGGAGGCCGCCTGCTTTTACCGACTATAATAGGGGGTATCCTCTGTTATATCGTCAACATGTACTTCAAGCAAATGAAGGCTGCGATTTTGATTTTTTACTACCTGTTTCAGAAGAGGGAGAAGAAAATGAAAAACTATCAGCTTCTCACCAATCACACCAATGA
- the galU gene encoding UTP--glucose-1-phosphate uridylyltransferase GalU, producing MSKIKKAIIPAAGLGTRFLPATKAMPKEMLPIVDKPTIQYIVEEAIESGIEDIIIVTGKGKRAIEDHFDKNYELEDNLVSKEKFDMLEKVNETSNVDIHYIRQKEPKGLGHAVWCARKFIGDEPFAVLLGDDIIRAEEPGLKQLINQFEKTRSSVIGVQQVPDDQTHRYGIIDPENQEDRLYQVKTFVEKPPQGQEPSNLAIMGRYILTPEIMMFLDKQEKGAGGEVQLTDAIQKLNGIQRVFAYDFDGARYDVGEKLGFIQTTIEIALERPDLKDDVMDILKGLVAKNEQVKK from the coding sequence ATGAGTAAAATCAAAAAGGCAATCATCCCTGCTGCTGGGCTAGGCACAAGGTTTTTGCCTGCTACAAAAGCAATGCCGAAAGAAATGCTTCCGATCGTGGACAAGCCTACGATCCAGTACATCGTCGAAGAGGCGATTGAATCTGGAATCGAGGATATCATCATCGTAACCGGTAAAGGGAAACGTGCGATTGAAGACCATTTTGACAAAAACTATGAACTGGAAGATAACCTTGTAAGCAAAGAGAAATTCGACATGCTGGAAAAAGTGAATGAAACGTCCAATGTCGACATTCACTATATCCGCCAGAAGGAGCCGAAAGGATTGGGCCATGCTGTATGGTGTGCGCGTAAATTCATCGGTGATGAACCATTTGCCGTGCTATTGGGCGATGATATCATCCGTGCCGAGGAACCTGGTCTGAAGCAATTGATCAACCAATTTGAAAAGACGCGTTCTTCTGTCATCGGTGTCCAGCAAGTGCCTGACGATCAAACCCATCGTTATGGAATCATCGATCCAGAAAACCAGGAGGATCGCCTGTATCAAGTGAAGACATTCGTCGAAAAACCGCCACAAGGTCAAGAACCATCGAACCTTGCTATTATGGGTCGTTACATTTTGACGCCTGAAATCATGATGTTCCTCGACAAACAGGAAAAAGGGGCCGGCGGAGAAGTTCAGTTGACCGATGCGATTCAGAAGCTGAACGGAATCCAGCGCGTGTTCGCTTATGACTTTGACGGTGCTCGCTATGATGTGGGTGAAAAATTAGGCTTCATTCAAACGACGATTGAAATCGCCTTGGAACGTCCGGATCTTAAAGATGATGTGATGGATATTCTGAAAGGTTTAGTGGCAAAAAACGAACAAGTGAAGAAATAA